Proteins from one Choloepus didactylus isolate mChoDid1 chromosome 4, mChoDid1.pri, whole genome shotgun sequence genomic window:
- the CCNK gene encoding LOW QUALITY PROTEIN: cyclin-K (The sequence of the model RefSeq protein was modified relative to this genomic sequence to represent the inferred CDS: deleted 1 base in 1 codon) gives MKENKENSSPSVASANLDHTKPCWYWDKKDLAHTPSQLEGLDPATEARYRREGARFIFDVGTRLGLHYDTLATGIIYFHRFYMFHSFKQFPRYVTGACCLFLAGKVEETPKKCKDIIKTARSLLNDVQFGQFGDDPKEEVMVLERILLQTIKFDLQVEHPYQFLLKYAKQLKGDKNKIQKLVQMAWTFVNDSLCTTLSLQWEPEIIAVAVMYLAGRLCKFEIQEWTSKPMYRRWWEQFVQDVPVDVLEDICHQILDLYSQGKQQMPHHTPHQLQQPPSLQPPPQVPQVQQSQQSQGPEPPQPPPKDSQQSAPQQQQATQQPKKPSPQPSPPRQVKRAVVVSPKEENKAAEPPPPKIPKIETTHPPVPPAHPPPDRKPPLAAALGEAEPPGPVDTGDLSKVQIPPPAHPAPVHQPPPLPHRPPPPPPSSYMTGMSTTSSYMSGEGYQNLQSLMKTEGPTYGALPPAYGPPTHLPYHPHVYPPNPPPPPVPPPPASFPPPTIPPPTPGYPPPPPTYNPNFPPPPPRLPPTHAVPPHPPPGLGLPPASYPPPAVPPGGQPPVPPPIPPPGMPPVGGLGRAAWMR, from the exons atgaaggagaataaagaaaattCAAGCCCTTCAGTAGCTTCAGCAAACCTGGACCACACAAAACCATGTTGGTACTGGGATAAGAAAGACTTGGCTCACACACCCTCACAACTAGAAGGACTTGATCCAGCCACTGAGGCCCGCTACCGCCGAGAGGGGGCTCGGTTCATCTTTGATGTGGGCACACGTTTGGGGCT ACATTATGATACCCTGGCAACtggaataatttattttcatcgCTTCTATATGTTTCATTCCTTCAAGCAATTCCCAAGATAT GTGACAGGAGCTTGTTGTCTCTTTTTGGCTGGGAAAGTAGAAGAAACGCCAAAAAAATGTAAAGATATCATCAAAACAGCTCGTAGTTTGCTAAATGATGTACAGTTTGGCCAGTTTGGAGATGACCCAAAG GAAGAAGTCATGGTTTTGGAGAGAATCTTACTACAGACAATAAAGTTTGATTTACAGGTGGAACATCCATACCAATTCCTACTCAAATATGCAAAACAACTCAAAG gtgataaaaacaaaattcaaaagttGGTTCAAATGGCATGGACATTTGTAAATGACAG TCTGTGCACCACCTTATCACTGCAGTGGGAACCAGAGATCATTGCAGTGGCAGTGATGTATCTCGCAGGACGTTTGTGCAAATTTGAAATACAGGAGTGGACCTCCAAACCCATGTACAGGAGATGGTGGGAGCAGTTTGTTCAAGATGTCCCTGTTGATGTTTTGGAAG ACATCTGCCACCAAATCCTGGATCTTTACTCGCAAGGGAAACAACAGATGCCTCATCACACCCCCCATCAGCTCCAGCAGCCCCCTTCTCTTCAGCCTCCACCACAAGTGCCACAAGTACAACAGTCACAGCAGTCCCAAGGCCCCGAGCCTCCCCAGCCCCCGCCGAAGGACTCCCAGCAGTCAGCCCCGCAGCAGCAGCAAGCCACACAGCAGCCGAAGAAGCCGTCTCCACAGCCCAGTCCTCCCAGACAGGTTAAACGGGCCGTG GTTGTTTCTCCCAAAGAAGAGAACAAAGCAGCAG aaccaccaccaccaaaaattcCCAAAATCGAGACCACTCACCCGCCAGTGCCTCCGGCCCACCCCCCTCCAG ACCGGAAGCCTCCCCTCGCAGCTGCCTTAGGCGAGGCTGAGCCCCCAGGCCCCGTGGACACCGGCGACCTCTCCAAAGTCCAGATCCCTCCTCCAGCCCACCCGGCCCCGGTGCACCAGCCACCGCCCCTCCCTCACCGG cccccccctccacccccctccaGCTACATGACGGGGATGTCCACCACCAGCTCCTACATGTCCGGAGAGGGCTACCAGAACCTGCAGTCCCTGATGAAGACCGAGGGCCCCACCTATGGCGCTCTGCCACCCGCCTACGGCCCACCCACACACCTGCCCTACCACCCCCACGTCTACCCTCCCAACCCACCTCCACCGCCCGTGCCCCCGCCGCCagcctccttccccccacccaccaTCCCGCCTCCCACTCCCGGctaccccccacctccacccacctACAACCCTAacttcccaccccctcccccacgcCTGCCCCCCACTCATGCAGTCCCACCACACCCTCCTCCAGGCTTGGGCCTGCCGCCGGCGAGCTACCCACCTCCGGCCGTGCCCCCTGGAGGACAGCCGCCCGTGCCGCCCCCCATCCCCCCTCCTGGCATGCCTCCAGTGGGGGGCCTGGGGCGGGCAGCCTGGATGAGATAA